One genomic region from Blastococcus sp. Marseille-P5729 encodes:
- a CDS encoding DUF5926 family protein: MSKKSERRQKNAERHAAAGAPKRERVKRVDRPIVARSFEGTPSECDWVALRELVPAATAPLRLKDGTDREITLATVLPMAVPAMVREDDSIFVAAQTTIPSSDPSRDIAHALLRALDAQPGDLLPIEFAPLDGPTLADILTDDPLEVTVHDDFSFWLVDADRQPPEVRASMERANDTVFPTVRLQGVEAAYWCAPGPKAHVRWPMPYDEDKLLDALARLSAAGELNLGEGTRFAGQFRGHGVLVPVWDVSIDAHPDEFEKPTADMQAKLEKAMASDEPLNEAERRARAGVIGRQVSLR, translated from the coding sequence ATGAGCAAGAAGTCCGAGCGGAGGCAGAAGAACGCCGAGCGCCACGCCGCGGCCGGCGCCCCCAAGCGCGAGCGGGTCAAGAGGGTCGACCGGCCGATCGTCGCGCGATCGTTCGAGGGGACGCCGAGCGAGTGCGACTGGGTTGCTCTGCGCGAGCTGGTGCCGGCGGCCACCGCCCCGCTGAGGCTGAAGGACGGGACGGACCGCGAGATCACCCTGGCCACCGTGCTGCCGATGGCGGTGCCGGCGATGGTGCGCGAGGACGACTCGATCTTCGTCGCGGCGCAGACCACCATTCCGTCGTCCGACCCCTCGCGGGACATCGCGCACGCGCTGCTGCGAGCGCTCGACGCCCAGCCGGGCGACCTGCTGCCGATCGAGTTCGCGCCGCTCGACGGGCCGACGCTCGCCGACATCCTCACCGACGACCCGCTCGAGGTCACCGTGCACGACGACTTCTCGTTCTGGCTGGTGGACGCCGACCGGCAGCCCCCGGAGGTGCGCGCCTCGATGGAACGCGCCAACGACACGGTCTTCCCGACGGTGCGGCTGCAGGGTGTCGAGGCGGCCTACTGGTGCGCGCCCGGGCCCAAGGCGCACGTGCGGTGGCCGATGCCGTACGACGAGGACAAGCTGCTCGACGCGCTGGCCCGGCTGTCGGCCGCCGGTGAGCTGAACCTCGGCGAGGGCACTCGCTTCGCCGGCCAGTTCCGCGGCCACGGTGTCCTCGTGCCCGTGTGGGATGTCTCGATCGACGCGCATCCCGATGAGTTCGAAAAGCCGACCGCCGACATGCAGGCCAAGCTCGAGAAGGCAATGGCGAGCGACGAGCCGCTGAACGAGGCCGAGCGCCGCGCCCGCGCGGGTGTCATCGGTCGCCAGGTCTCGCTTCGATAG
- a CDS encoding DUF3054 domain-containing protein, with translation MPVIVVFAIDVVLTIAFAIIGRASHEHGLTLGGIAQTAWPFLVGLVVGWLVATMIAKGYPTTWRTAWPVWIITVLVGMLLRQFTGQGTAAAFVAVATLTLGVLLIGWRLLASTALRQNTPTAQ, from the coding sequence GTGCCTGTCATCGTTGTCTTCGCCATCGACGTCGTTCTGACGATCGCCTTCGCCATCATCGGCCGCGCCAGCCACGAGCACGGCCTGACGCTGGGCGGGATCGCGCAGACTGCGTGGCCGTTCCTCGTCGGTCTCGTCGTCGGCTGGCTCGTCGCCACGATGATCGCCAAGGGCTACCCCACCACCTGGCGGACGGCGTGGCCGGTCTGGATCATCACCGTCTTGGTCGGCATGCTGCTGCGCCAGTTCACCGGCCAGGGCACCGCTGCGGCGTTTGTCGCGGTCGCCACGCTCACCCTCGGCGTCCTCCTCATCGGGTGGCGGCTGCTCGCCTCGACGGCCCTGCGGCAGAACACCCCCACCGCGCAGTGA
- a CDS encoding long-chain fatty acid--CoA ligase, producing MQGLMQDYQLTLHNIFNRMERIYPDHTVVTGGPRPSRYTYAEVAERIRKLGTALEQKLGLGADAVVGSFCWNHVQHLELYYAVPMSGRVLHTLNIRLFPQQIEYIAGHAGDEIIFVDRSLLPLLLPLREQLPSVTKYVVIDDTPEGQEGPEIPSDGAFFDYEELIGDCEPITAFPEANENDGVTFCYTSGTTGNPKGVLYSHRSMWLHAMACTSTAGAGVKPTDTVMPVVPMFHANAWGFIHSAPMVGANLVLPASDMTPHGLSKLIVNEGVTLAAGVPTIWQGIVPLFDRYDFSKLDRILCGGSAVPAGLIKEWRKVDVLVWQAWGMTETNPVASGAIIDPRLDGKSEDELLPHRARAGTPPPGVEFRIVEPDSTNELPWDDVATGDLQVRGPWIARDYYNPDAGVELSTEDGWMSTGDVAAIDPFGSVRIADRTKDLVKSGGEWISSVDIENILMGHDKIREAAVIGIPHPKWDERPLACVVLEEGQEMTAEDVKEYLAPQIAKWWMPDAIEFIDEVPKTSVGKMSKKDLRDQFKEYQLPTA from the coding sequence ATGCAGGGCTTGATGCAGGACTACCAGCTCACCCTCCACAACATCTTCAACCGGATGGAGCGGATCTACCCCGACCACACGGTCGTGACGGGCGGGCCGCGTCCGAGCCGGTACACCTACGCCGAGGTGGCCGAGCGGATCCGCAAGCTCGGCACCGCGCTGGAGCAGAAGCTCGGGCTGGGCGCGGACGCCGTCGTGGGCTCGTTCTGCTGGAACCACGTGCAGCACCTCGAGCTGTACTACGCCGTCCCGATGTCCGGCCGCGTGCTGCACACCCTGAACATCCGGCTGTTCCCGCAGCAGATCGAGTACATCGCAGGGCACGCTGGCGACGAGATCATCTTCGTCGACCGCTCCCTGCTCCCGCTGCTGCTGCCGCTCCGCGAGCAGCTCCCCAGCGTCACCAAGTACGTCGTCATCGACGACACCCCGGAGGGCCAGGAGGGCCCGGAGATCCCCTCGGACGGTGCCTTCTTCGACTACGAGGAGCTGATCGGCGACTGCGAGCCGATCACGGCGTTCCCGGAGGCGAACGAGAACGACGGCGTCACCTTCTGCTACACCTCCGGCACCACCGGCAACCCCAAGGGCGTTCTGTACTCGCACCGCTCGATGTGGCTGCACGCGATGGCCTGCACCTCCACCGCCGGGGCGGGCGTCAAGCCGACCGACACGGTGATGCCGGTCGTGCCGATGTTCCACGCCAACGCGTGGGGCTTCATCCACTCGGCTCCCATGGTCGGGGCGAACCTGGTGCTGCCGGCGTCCGACATGACACCGCACGGGTTGTCCAAACTGATCGTCAACGAGGGGGTCACCCTCGCCGCCGGCGTACCGACCATCTGGCAGGGCATCGTCCCGCTGTTCGACCGGTACGACTTCAGCAAGCTCGACCGGATCCTGTGCGGCGGCTCCGCTGTTCCGGCCGGCCTGATCAAGGAATGGCGCAAGGTCGACGTCCTGGTCTGGCAGGCATGGGGCATGACCGAGACGAACCCGGTCGCCTCCGGCGCGATCATCGATCCTCGCCTCGACGGCAAGTCCGAGGACGAGCTGCTGCCGCACCGGGCGCGCGCGGGCACTCCCCCGCCGGGAGTCGAGTTCCGCATCGTCGAGCCCGACAGCACCAACGAGCTGCCGTGGGACGACGTGGCAACCGGTGACCTGCAAGTCCGCGGCCCGTGGATCGCGCGCGACTACTACAACCCGGACGCCGGAGTCGAGCTGAGCACCGAGGACGGGTGGATGTCGACCGGTGACGTCGCGGCCATCGATCCGTTCGGCTCGGTGCGGATCGCCGACCGCACCAAGGACCTCGTGAAGTCCGGCGGTGAGTGGATCTCCTCGGTCGACATCGAGAACATCCTGATGGGCCACGACAAGATCCGCGAGGCGGCGGTCATCGGCATCCCCCACCCGAAGTGGGACGAGCGGCCCCTGGCCTGCGTCGTGCTCGAGGAAGGTCAGGAGATGACCGCCGAGGACGTCAAGGAATACCTCGCACCGCAGATCGCCAAGTGGTGGATGCCCGACGCCATCGAGTTCATCGACGAGGTGCCCAAGACCAGCGTCGGCAAGATGAGCAAGAAGGACCTGCGCGACCAGTTCAAGGAGTACCAGCTCCCCACCGCGTAG
- a CDS encoding alpha/beta fold hydrolase: protein MTTETSTEINGLRFAYEVHGSEDAAPLLLIAGLGMQMIGWQPGFIDALVQRGFRVIRFDNRDSGRSSFIDDAPAPDIAALHGGDTSSVRYTLSDMAGDAVGLLDALGIVQAHVVGISMGGMIAQQVAIDHPEKVLSLTSIMSTTGDRSVGGATPEATAALMTPVPLDHDEALTKLTNDSRIIGSPGFPFDEAAVRARHAAAIERANNPAGTARQFGAIMASPDRTPALRGLSVPALVIHGAEDPLVGLSGGEATARAIPGARLVVIEGMGHDLPEQLWDRLADEISTLK, encoded by the coding sequence ATGACCACCGAGACCTCGACCGAGATCAACGGGCTCCGTTTCGCCTATGAGGTGCACGGGTCGGAGGACGCCGCTCCGCTGCTGCTCATCGCGGGCCTCGGCATGCAGATGATCGGCTGGCAGCCCGGCTTCATCGATGCCCTCGTGCAGCGCGGCTTCCGCGTCATCCGGTTCGACAACCGCGACAGCGGACGCTCCAGCTTCATCGATGACGCGCCGGCGCCCGACATCGCGGCGCTGCACGGCGGTGACACCTCCAGCGTCCGATACACGCTGAGCGACATGGCGGGCGACGCCGTCGGCCTGCTGGACGCGCTCGGGATCGTGCAGGCGCACGTCGTCGGCATCTCGATGGGCGGGATGATCGCCCAGCAGGTCGCGATCGACCACCCGGAGAAGGTCCTGTCACTGACCTCGATCATGTCGACCACGGGCGACCGGTCGGTCGGCGGCGCCACGCCCGAGGCCACCGCGGCGCTCATGACGCCGGTGCCGCTGGATCACGACGAGGCGCTCACCAAGCTGACCAACGACAGCCGCATCATCGGCTCACCCGGCTTCCCCTTCGACGAGGCCGCCGTCCGGGCACGTCATGCGGCCGCCATCGAACGAGCCAACAACCCCGCCGGCACGGCCCGGCAGTTCGGCGCCATCATGGCCAGCCCCGACCGCACCCCGGCGCTGCGTGGCCTGTCGGTGCCGGCTCTGGTGATCCACGGTGCGGAGGATCCGCTGGTCGGCCTCAGCGGCGGCGAGGCGACCGCCCGCGCCATCCCAGGCGCGCGTCTCGTGGTCATCGAGGGAATGGGCCACGACCTGCCCGAGCAGCTCTGGGACAGGCTGGCCGACGAGATCTCGACCCTCAAGTAA
- a CDS encoding rhodanese-like domain-containing protein: protein MSIRQTSVDQLPSDPTVLDVREDDEWAAGHIDGATHIPVAEVPQRLGELPDADEIFVICRSGGRSSRVVEWLDAQGIEAINIDGGMRAWSASGRPMVSESGQEPTVI, encoded by the coding sequence ATGAGCATTCGACAGACCAGCGTCGACCAGCTTCCGTCCGACCCGACGGTGCTCGACGTCCGCGAGGACGACGAGTGGGCCGCAGGGCACATCGACGGGGCCACGCACATCCCGGTGGCGGAGGTACCGCAGCGGCTCGGCGAACTGCCGGACGCCGATGAGATCTTCGTGATCTGCCGTAGCGGTGGACGTAGCTCTCGCGTCGTCGAGTGGCTTGACGCGCAGGGCATCGAGGCGATCAACATCGATGGCGGAATGCGCGCGTGGTCAGCATCCGGCAGGCCGATGGTCAGCGAATCCGGCCAGGAGCCGACGGTCATCTAG